The following are encoded in a window of Pseudomonas graminis genomic DNA:
- the fhuF gene encoding siderophore-iron reductase FhuF: MIPALAPLLIADFQHYRDVLVLPDDPRASVPLRTILTGDGLSDVLTRFGSAYPPSDPRGLASLWSKHYFIKLIPPVVAASLILDHRLPLHLDHLQLILDDNGLPAAFKLPDPGQHWTPAPVDAFARFDDVVEHHLRPFIDAIARTVRLSPNVLWSNAGNYFEWLLGVLANAMSHADLTHGHQLLNAGHLPDGRRNPLFQPVRYIEVDGRPELKRQRRICCIRYRVSGVELCDNCPLLHRRPDLTS, from the coding sequence ATGATTCCTGCGCTGGCGCCTTTATTAATTGCCGATTTCCAGCACTATCGCGATGTCCTGGTGCTGCCCGACGATCCCCGCGCCAGCGTGCCGCTGCGTACGATTCTGACCGGCGACGGTTTAAGCGACGTGCTCACGCGATTCGGCAGCGCCTATCCGCCCAGCGACCCTCGAGGACTGGCGTCGCTGTGGAGCAAGCACTACTTCATCAAGCTGATTCCTCCGGTGGTTGCCGCGTCGCTGATCCTCGACCACCGCTTGCCACTGCACCTCGATCATCTGCAATTGATCCTCGATGACAATGGCCTGCCTGCGGCCTTCAAGCTGCCTGACCCAGGCCAGCACTGGACGCCTGCCCCGGTGGACGCCTTTGCGCGTTTCGACGACGTGGTTGAACACCACCTCCGGCCCTTCATTGATGCCATCGCCCGCACCGTGCGCTTGTCCCCAAACGTGCTGTGGAGCAACGCTGGCAACTATTTCGAGTGGCTCTTGGGCGTGCTGGCGAACGCCATGTCTCACGCCGATCTGACCCATGGTCACCAGCTGCTCAACGCCGGACATTTGCCTGACGGACGTCGTAACCCGCTCTTCCAGCCCGTGCGGTATATCGAGGTCGACGGGCGACCCGAGCTGAAACGCCAACGCCGTATCTGCTGCATTCGTTATCGAGTCAGCGGAGTAGAGTTGTGTGACAACTGTCCGTTGCTCCATCGCAGACCCGATCTCACAAGTTGA
- a CDS encoding N(5)-hydroxyornithine transformylase PvdF, translated as MQKTKLVYVWSLRNAAADKAGQYVDYHGEQRYMTSPLEYLVKALNETALGDHYSLEAIIYDENSESARDRESIKDYGFAPGQGAHWFYPPGLAVQGRKVDDLLENVPSSYRALPLGDSARPAGKSDFERRLGERLHALGADIVVLDGLLVILDELVREGADFHRRIFNVHPGITRLESPYERRGAYATLDALYGARGKKVVDWNTREMIDIPVVNMTGASFHFVDTGIDSGEVVFDVLDTPIAADDTILELRWNNFNNSLFPALEQGLWVLARQRSY; from the coding sequence ATGCAGAAAACCAAGCTTGTTTACGTCTGGTCGTTGCGTAACGCAGCGGCGGACAAGGCCGGTCAATACGTCGATTACCACGGCGAACAGCGTTACATGACCTCGCCACTGGAGTACCTGGTCAAGGCGCTCAATGAGACTGCCCTCGGCGATCACTATTCCCTGGAAGCGATCATCTACGACGAGAACTCCGAGTCGGCACGGGATCGCGAGAGCATCAAGGATTACGGTTTCGCGCCGGGGCAGGGCGCCCACTGGTTCTACCCGCCGGGCCTGGCGGTTCAGGGACGCAAGGTCGATGACCTGCTTGAAAACGTGCCGTCGAGCTACCGCGCCTTGCCTTTGGGCGACAGCGCGCGGCCGGCCGGCAAGTCGGATTTCGAGCGACGTCTCGGCGAGCGCCTGCACGCGCTGGGCGCCGACATCGTGGTGCTCGACGGGCTGCTGGTGATCCTCGATGAACTGGTGCGTGAAGGCGCTGATTTCCATCGCCGCATCTTCAACGTGCACCCGGGCATCACGCGCCTGGAATCGCCTTACGAGCGGCGCGGCGCGTACGCCACCCTTGACGCGCTGTACGGCGCCCGGGGCAAGAAAGTGGTCGACTGGAACACGCGGGAGATGATCGACATTCCGGTGGTGAACATGACCGGCGCGTCCTTCCATTTCGTCGACACCGGCATCGACTCCGGTGAAGTGGTGTTCGATGTGCTCGACACGCCCATCGCGGCGGACGACACCATCCTCGAACTGCGTTGGAACAACTTTAACAACAGCCTGTTTCCGGCGCTGGAGCAGGGGTTGTGGGTGCTGGCGCGGCAGCGGTCTTATTGA
- a CDS encoding GMC family oxidoreductase, with the protein MANAKPKVDAVIVGMGWTGAIMAKELTDAGLNVVVLERGADRDTQPDFAYPKVVDELEGSVHRRYLQSLAQETVTVRHNLTSTAVPYRQMGSFKPGTGVGGAGSHWSGCHFRALPEDFKLRTNVEQRYGASFIPSDMSIQDFPVSYEDLEPHFDHFEYVCGTSGKAGIISGVRQPGGNPFEGSRSREFPLGPNPNYLGAEMFYGAAREMGWDPYPIPASNASAPYVNPYGCQMGPCNACGFCSDYGCLNYSKASPNISILPVLRQRKNFELRTHAQVLKVNLDSDGKKATGVTYLDAQGREVEQQADLVLLCAFSLYNVHLMLLSGIGKPYDPQTGEGTIGRNYSYQNLNRVVLFFNKDVQANQFIGIGGAGTTMDNLNGNQLDNAKAGFVGGGIIWARQPGAGPVRGINVPPGTPNWGTAWKQAASDSFRHSFYFEVQGACMSYKQHYLSLDPTYKDGFGRPLLRMNFDWHDNEVKASQFLVGKALEMSKILNPIALAGDAKKPGEHYNITKYQSTHTCGGAIMGSDPKTSALNRYLQSWDVHNVFAIGANAFPQNNGYNPTGMVGALAYWSATAIREQYLKNPGPLVQA; encoded by the coding sequence ATGGCCAACGCAAAACCGAAAGTAGACGCCGTCATCGTGGGCATGGGCTGGACCGGCGCGATCATGGCGAAGGAACTCACCGACGCCGGGCTGAACGTGGTCGTCCTGGAACGCGGCGCCGACCGCGACACGCAACCGGATTTCGCCTACCCGAAAGTGGTCGATGAGCTGGAAGGGTCCGTGCATCGCCGCTACCTGCAGAGCCTGGCGCAGGAAACCGTCACCGTGCGCCACAACCTCACTTCCACTGCCGTGCCGTATCGGCAGATGGGTTCTTTCAAACCTGGCACTGGCGTCGGCGGGGCCGGCAGTCACTGGTCCGGCTGCCATTTCCGCGCGTTGCCTGAAGACTTCAAGCTGCGTACGAACGTCGAGCAGCGCTATGGCGCCAGCTTCATCCCGTCGGACATGAGCATTCAGGATTTCCCGGTCAGCTACGAAGACCTCGAACCGCATTTCGATCACTTCGAATACGTCTGCGGCACCTCGGGCAAGGCGGGGATCATCAGCGGCGTCAGGCAGCCCGGCGGCAACCCGTTCGAAGGCTCGCGCTCCCGTGAGTTTCCCCTCGGCCCTAACCCCAATTACCTCGGCGCCGAAATGTTCTACGGCGCAGCAAGGGAAATGGGCTGGGACCCGTACCCGATTCCGGCCTCCAACGCGTCGGCGCCCTACGTCAATCCGTACGGTTGCCAGATGGGCCCGTGCAACGCCTGCGGCTTCTGCAGCGACTACGGCTGCCTGAACTACTCCAAGGCGAGCCCCAACATCAGCATTCTGCCGGTGCTGCGCCAGCGCAAGAACTTCGAGCTGCGCACCCACGCCCAAGTGCTCAAGGTCAACCTCGACAGCGATGGCAAAAAAGCCACCGGCGTCACCTACCTCGACGCCCAGGGTCGGGAAGTCGAGCAGCAGGCCGATCTGGTCCTGCTGTGCGCGTTCTCACTCTATAACGTTCACCTGATGCTGCTCTCCGGGATCGGAAAACCCTATGATCCGCAAACCGGCGAAGGCACCATCGGGCGTAACTATTCCTACCAGAACCTCAACCGGGTGGTGTTGTTTTTCAACAAGGACGTGCAGGCCAATCAGTTCATCGGGATCGGTGGCGCCGGCACGACGATGGACAACCTCAACGGCAACCAGCTGGACAACGCCAAGGCCGGGTTCGTCGGCGGCGGCATCATCTGGGCGCGGCAGCCCGGGGCCGGTCCGGTGCGCGGTATCAACGTGCCGCCGGGCACACCGAACTGGGGCACGGCCTGGAAACAGGCGGCGAGCGATTCGTTCCGTCACTCGTTTTATTTCGAAGTCCAGGGCGCCTGCATGTCCTACAAGCAGCATTACCTGAGCCTGGACCCGACCTACAAAGACGGGTTCGGTCGACCGCTGCTGCGCATGAACTTCGACTGGCACGACAATGAGGTCAAGGCCTCGCAGTTTCTGGTGGGCAAAGCGCTGGAAATGTCGAAGATCCTCAACCCGATCGCGCTGGCCGGCGACGCCAAGAAACCCGGCGAGCATTACAACATCACCAAGTACCAGAGCACCCACACCTGCGGCGGCGCGATCATGGGCAGCGATCCGAAGACCTCGGCGCTGAACCGTTATCTGCAATCCTGGGACGTGCACAACGTCTTTGCCATCGGCGCCAACGCGTTCCCGCAGAACAACGGCTACAACCCGACCGGCATGGTGGGTGCGCTGGCGTACTGGTCAGCCACGGCCATCCGCGAGCAGTACTTGAAAAACCCCGGCCCGCTGGTTCAGGCTTAA
- the mltA gene encoding murein transglycosylase A, with translation MTTSLHWRRFVFCLAPLIALLAACDGGAPKTKPSEATTYVSVEWDKLPAVNDTDLMAGYNSWFSACKRLAKDPVWGGTCALAAQVPQNPAAVRDFLKNQLQVYSLRSSEHGANGLITGYYEPIYKGSEQRNDAHPVAVYGVPDDLIIVNLDSIYPELKGKRLRGRLDGRVLRPYDDAATIGNKGANAPVLAWLENPIDLQFLQIQGSGRVQLENGRQLRIAYADQNGYPYKPIGRWLVEQGQLTKDEVSMGRIRDWAIAHPERVNELLGSNPSYVFFTLRPDSTEGPRGSLNVPLTAGYSVAIDRKVIPLGSLLWLSSTRPDGTPLVRPVAAQDTGGAIAGEVRADMFWGTGDAAGELAGNMKQQGQIWMLWPKGAALPDAKPKD, from the coding sequence ATGACCACAAGCCTGCACTGGCGCCGTTTCGTATTCTGCCTCGCTCCATTGATCGCTCTGCTCGCTGCCTGCGACGGCGGCGCGCCAAAGACCAAGCCTTCCGAAGCGACGACCTACGTCAGCGTCGAGTGGGACAAACTGCCGGCGGTGAACGACACCGACCTGATGGCCGGCTACAACAGCTGGTTCTCGGCGTGCAAGCGTCTGGCCAAGGACCCGGTCTGGGGCGGCACCTGCGCCCTCGCCGCCCAGGTGCCGCAGAACCCGGCTGCCGTGCGCGACTTTCTCAAGAATCAACTCCAGGTCTACAGCCTGCGCTCCTCCGAGCACGGCGCCAACGGGCTGATCACCGGCTATTACGAACCGATCTACAAAGGCAGCGAGCAACGCAACGACGCACACCCGGTGGCGGTGTACGGCGTGCCCGATGACCTGATCATCGTCAACCTCGACAGCATCTATCCCGAACTCAAGGGCAAACGCCTGCGCGGACGCCTAGATGGCCGTGTGCTGCGTCCCTACGACGATGCCGCAACCATCGGCAACAAAGGCGCCAATGCCCCCGTACTGGCCTGGCTGGAAAACCCCATCGACCTGCAGTTCCTGCAAATCCAGGGTTCGGGTCGGGTTCAGCTGGAGAATGGCCGTCAGTTGCGCATCGCCTACGCCGATCAAAATGGCTACCCCTACAAGCCGATCGGCCGATGGCTGGTGGAGCAAGGGCAATTGACCAAGGACGAAGTGTCGATGGGCCGCATCCGCGACTGGGCGATCGCGCACCCCGAACGCGTGAATGAACTGCTGGGCAGCAACCCGAGCTATGTGTTCTTCACCCTGCGCCCGGACAGCACCGAAGGGCCGCGCGGCTCGCTGAATGTGCCGCTGACCGCTGGCTACAGCGTGGCGATTGATCGCAAGGTCATCCCCCTCGGCAGCCTGTTATGGCTGTCCTCGACCCGCCCCGACGGCACGCCGCTGGTGCGCCCGGTCGCGGCGCAGGACACCGGCGGCGCCATCGCCGGCGAAGTCCGCGCTGACATGTTCTGGGGCACCGGCGATGCGGCTGGCGAGCTGGCGGGCAACATGAAGCAGCAAGGCCAGATCTGGATGCTGTGGCCCAAGGGCGCCGCCCTGCCCGATGCCAAACCGAAGGACTGA
- a CDS encoding cytochrome c encodes MKKFLLSLISLAVLVFVALLVFALWPTSTPKLAPAPDPDQAALIEKGRYLADAGDCTACHTVSGGKPFAGGLPIASPIGTLYSSNITPDKASGIGSYSLDDFDRALRHGIAANGNSLYPAMPYPAYARTTDDDVRALYAYFMHGVAPVQAENRANDVPWPLSMRWPLAIWRKVFAPTPEAVAFNAARYPDSQVARGAYLVQGLGHCGSCHTPRALTLQEKALDESGAAFLSGGPVIDGWLAVNLRGNPADGLGSWSKDDIVATLRSARSATHAVLGGAMGDVVVHSTQHLNDADLQAVAAYLKTLPATERQVSSFKADPATAKALAAGQEGSRGAELYVDNCAACHRTNGQGYERVFPKIAGNSSVLSEDPVSMIRLVLAGSNLPATATAPSQLGMPGFAWRMSDEEVAQLLTFIRSSWGNQAPAVTAAQVAQMRATLPKESPAVSRTDIAKP; translated from the coding sequence ATGAAAAAGTTCCTCCTGAGCCTGATTTCGCTGGCGGTGCTGGTGTTTGTCGCGCTGCTGGTGTTCGCGCTGTGGCCGACCTCGACGCCAAAACTTGCCCCCGCGCCCGACCCTGACCAAGCCGCGCTGATCGAGAAAGGCCGCTACCTGGCGGACGCCGGCGATTGCACGGCGTGTCACACCGTCAGTGGCGGCAAGCCATTCGCGGGAGGGCTGCCGATTGCTTCGCCGATCGGCACGCTCTACAGCAGCAACATCACCCCGGACAAGGCGAGCGGGATCGGCAGTTACTCCCTGGATGACTTCGACCGCGCGCTGCGTCATGGCATCGCGGCCAACGGCAACAGCCTGTACCCGGCCATGCCGTATCCGGCCTATGCGCGAACCACGGATGACGACGTGCGCGCGCTGTATGCGTACTTCATGCACGGCGTGGCACCGGTGCAGGCCGAGAACCGCGCCAATGACGTGCCGTGGCCATTGTCCATGCGCTGGCCGCTGGCGATCTGGCGCAAGGTGTTTGCGCCAACGCCCGAGGCCGTTGCGTTCAATGCGGCGCGTTACCCGGATTCGCAAGTGGCGCGCGGGGCTTATCTGGTTCAGGGACTGGGGCATTGCGGCAGCTGCCACACGCCCCGTGCGCTGACCTTGCAGGAAAAAGCACTGGATGAATCGGGTGCGGCGTTCCTGTCGGGCGGGCCGGTGATCGACGGCTGGCTGGCGGTCAACCTGCGCGGCAATCCTGCCGATGGGCTGGGCAGCTGGAGCAAGGACGACATCGTCGCCACCCTGCGCAGCGCGCGCAGTGCGACCCACGCGGTGTTGGGCGGCGCGATGGGCGATGTGGTCGTGCACAGCACCCAACATCTCAACGATGCCGACCTGCAGGCGGTGGCCGCGTACCTGAAGACCCTGCCGGCGACCGAGCGTCAGGTGTCCAGCTTCAAGGCGGATCCGGCCACGGCCAAAGCCCTGGCGGCGGGGCAGGAGGGCAGTCGCGGCGCCGAGCTGTATGTCGACAACTGCGCCGCCTGTCACCGCACCAACGGGCAGGGTTATGAGCGTGTCTTCCCGAAGATCGCCGGTAACTCGTCGGTGCTGTCGGAAGACCCGGTGTCGATGATTCGTCTGGTGCTCGCGGGCAGCAACTTGCCCGCCACTGCCACGGCGCCGTCGCAACTGGGCATGCCCGGTTTCGCCTGGCGGATGTCCGATGAAGAGGTGGCACAGCTGCTGACCTTCATCCGCAGCAGCTGGGGCAATCAGGCACCGGCCGTCACCGCCGCGCAAGTGGCGCAAATGCGCGCGACCTTGCCCAAGGAGTCTCCAGCGGTGAGTCGCACGGACATCGCCAAGCCGTAA
- a CDS encoding MbtH family protein produces MSFDSESTQFRVVINHEEQYSIWPDYKAIPDGWKSVGVEGDKQTCLNHIESVWTDMRPLSLRKAMA; encoded by the coding sequence ATGAGCTTCGACAGCGAAAGCACACAGTTCCGGGTCGTCATCAACCACGAAGAACAGTACTCCATCTGGCCCGACTACAAAGCCATCCCGGACGGCTGGAAAAGCGTCGGCGTCGAAGGCGACAAACAGACCTGCCTCAACCACATCGAAAGCGTCTGGACCGACATGCGTCCCCTCAGCCTGCGCAAGGCCATGGCCTGA
- a CDS encoding TauD/TfdA family dioxygenase has product MNMRMLTPERLRLEAGFPLRVQPGQAGVSLAAEIDALRSIVNHSLERDGAILFSGFTPEGVEGFQRFAASFGHPLLNYEFGSTPRSQVDGKGVYTSTEYPAHRSIPLHNEQAYTTEWPMRIFFYCAKAAVSGGETPIADSRRVFQRISPALRKRFEEKRLMYVRNYGNGLDLTWQQVFNTDRHSDVEDYCRSRGIQCDWNEDGDLRTRQLVQGVAQHPRTRDWVWFNQAHLFHLSNLDEEMQEILLDTVGEEGLPRNVYYGDGSPLEADALAEIRGVLSECEVVFPWQTGDVLMLDNMLTAHSRKPFSGERKVVVAMAEGVSGNTLHTLS; this is encoded by the coding sequence ATGAACATGCGCATGCTCACCCCCGAACGCCTGCGCCTCGAAGCCGGCTTTCCCCTGCGCGTCCAGCCCGGCCAGGCCGGGGTTTCCCTGGCCGCCGAAATCGACGCCCTGCGCAGCATCGTCAACCACTCCCTGGAGCGCGACGGCGCCATCCTCTTCAGCGGATTCACCCCTGAAGGGGTCGAAGGCTTCCAGCGATTTGCCGCCTCCTTCGGCCATCCGTTGCTCAACTACGAATTCGGCTCCACCCCGCGCAGCCAGGTCGATGGCAAAGGCGTCTACACCTCCACCGAATACCCGGCCCACCGCTCGATCCCCCTGCACAACGAACAGGCCTACACCACCGAATGGCCCATGCGCATCTTCTTCTACTGCGCCAAAGCCGCTGTTAGCGGAGGCGAAACGCCGATTGCCGACAGCCGCCGCGTGTTCCAGCGCATCAGTCCGGCCCTGCGCAAACGCTTCGAAGAGAAGCGGCTTATGTACGTGCGCAACTATGGCAACGGCCTCGACCTGACCTGGCAGCAGGTCTTCAACACCGACCGTCACAGCGACGTCGAGGATTACTGCCGCAGCCGGGGTATCCAGTGCGACTGGAACGAGGACGGCGACCTGCGCACCCGGCAGTTGGTGCAAGGCGTCGCCCAGCATCCGCGTACCAGAGACTGGGTCTGGTTCAATCAGGCACACCTGTTTCACCTGTCGAACCTGGATGAAGAAATGCAGGAAATCCTCCTCGACACCGTTGGCGAAGAAGGCCTGCCACGCAACGTCTATTACGGCGACGGCAGCCCGCTGGAGGCCGACGCGCTGGCGGAAATTCGTGGCGTGCTGAGCGAATGCGAAGTGGTCTTCCCGTGGCAGACCGGCGACGTGCTGATGCTCGACAACATGCTCACGGCGCACTCGCGCAAGCCGTTCAGCGGTGAGCGCAAAGTCGTGGTTGCCATGGCCGAAGGCGTCAGTGGCAACACCCTGCACACCCTTTCCTGA
- a CDS encoding sugar MFS transporter has product MLTKHSKVQTGVYRHAEPSVRVALMLVTSLFFLWGLSYGLLDVLNKHFQETLHVSKAQSGLLQAAYFGAYFIIALPAGLLMDRFGYKAGILLGLCLYATGALLFMPAANAASFPFFLFALFVIALGLGCLETAANPYATVLGDPKGAERRLNLAQSFNGLGQFVGPLLGGALFFGGSNAGNDNSSLQTTYVVIAVIVLLVAALFARTPMPDLREQESSIQRHDSKTLWQHREFVGGVVTQFFYVAAQVGVGAFFINYVTEHWASMTSQNAAYLLSVAMICFMCGRFFSTWLMGRIPAQRLLMVYAWINVALCAVVVSGVQSVSVVALVAVFFFMSIMFPTIFAMGVKNLGPHTKRGSSFLIMAIVGGALMPYFMGLVADHFSTALAYLLPLGCFVVVAFYGRSGLRGREA; this is encoded by the coding sequence ATGTTGACCAAACACAGCAAAGTACAGACTGGGGTGTACCGGCACGCTGAGCCGTCGGTGCGGGTGGCATTGATGCTGGTGACCAGCCTGTTTTTCCTCTGGGGCCTGTCATACGGGCTGCTCGATGTGCTGAACAAGCATTTTCAGGAAACGTTGCATGTCAGCAAGGCCCAGTCCGGGCTGCTGCAAGCCGCGTACTTCGGCGCGTATTTCATCATCGCCCTGCCCGCCGGGCTGTTGATGGACCGCTTCGGCTACAAGGCCGGGATACTGCTGGGCCTGTGCCTGTATGCGACCGGTGCGTTGCTGTTCATGCCGGCGGCCAACGCAGCGAGCTTCCCGTTTTTCCTGTTCGCGCTGTTCGTCATCGCCCTGGGGCTGGGCTGCCTGGAGACGGCGGCCAACCCCTATGCGACGGTGTTGGGCGATCCGAAAGGCGCGGAGCGTCGGCTCAATCTGGCGCAGTCGTTCAACGGCCTCGGCCAGTTCGTCGGGCCGCTGCTGGGTGGCGCGCTGTTCTTCGGCGGCAGCAACGCGGGCAACGACAACAGCTCGCTGCAAACCACCTACGTAGTCATCGCGGTGATCGTTTTGCTGGTGGCGGCGTTGTTCGCCCGTACGCCCATGCCCGATCTGCGCGAGCAGGAATCGAGCATTCAACGCCACGACAGCAAGACCCTCTGGCAGCACAGGGAATTCGTCGGCGGCGTGGTGACGCAGTTTTTCTACGTGGCGGCGCAGGTGGGTGTGGGCGCGTTCTTCATTAACTACGTCACCGAGCACTGGGCCAGCATGACCAGCCAGAACGCCGCGTATCTGCTGTCGGTGGCGATGATTTGCTTCATGTGCGGGCGTTTCTTCAGCACCTGGCTGATGGGCCGCATCCCGGCACAGCGATTGTTGATGGTCTACGCCTGGATCAACGTCGCGCTGTGTGCGGTGGTGGTCAGCGGCGTACAAAGCGTGTCGGTGGTGGCGCTGGTCGCGGTGTTCTTCTTCATGTCGATCATGTTCCCGACCATTTTCGCCATGGGCGTGAAAAACCTCGGCCCGCACACCAAACGCGGTAGCTCGTTCCTGATCATGGCCATCGTCGGCGGCGCGCTGATGCCGTATTTCATGGGCCTGGTGGCGGACCACTTCTCCACGGCGCTGGCGTACCTGCTGCCGCTGGGTTGTTTTGTGGTGGTGGCGTTTTATGGGCGCAGCGGGCTGCGCGGGCGGGAGGCGTGA
- a CDS encoding gluconate 2-dehydrogenase subunit 3 family protein, which produces MFDDDTSPARRAFLRKSLTLIPVVTLASAGLPAAAFAQTPASDAKQSPSAASPPAAGDYTPTFFTPQEWAFLIAACDRLIPADHVGPGAVELGVPEFLDRHMQTPYANGGIWYMQGPFLEAAPEFGYQGRLNLRETLRLGIKAMDANCKKTHDGKVFAELSTAQQEDLLKAAEGGKLALDDIAPKLFFSNLLNEVRNGYFADPSHGGNKNMGAWKMIGYPGMRADYMDWITVRDKPYPLAPVDLSGRRG; this is translated from the coding sequence ATGTTCGATGACGACACCTCCCCGGCGCGTCGCGCCTTTCTACGCAAGTCGCTGACGCTCATCCCTGTTGTGACCCTGGCCAGCGCAGGCCTCCCGGCGGCTGCTTTCGCCCAGACCCCGGCCAGCGATGCAAAGCAAAGCCCGTCTGCCGCGTCGCCGCCCGCGGCGGGTGACTACACGCCGACGTTCTTCACCCCGCAAGAGTGGGCCTTCCTCATCGCCGCCTGTGATCGCCTGATCCCGGCCGACCACGTCGGCCCCGGCGCCGTCGAATTGGGCGTGCCTGAATTCCTTGATCGGCACATGCAGACGCCCTATGCCAACGGTGGCATCTGGTACATGCAGGGCCCGTTCCTCGAAGCCGCGCCCGAGTTTGGCTACCAGGGCCGGCTGAACCTGCGCGAAACCCTGCGCCTGGGTATCAAGGCCATGGACGCGAACTGCAAGAAGACCCACGACGGCAAGGTGTTCGCCGAGCTTTCCACCGCCCAGCAGGAAGACCTGCTCAAGGCGGCCGAGGGCGGCAAGCTGGCGCTGGACGACATCGCCCCGAAGCTGTTCTTCAGCAACCTGCTGAACGAAGTGCGCAACGGCTATTTCGCCGACCCGTCCCACGGCGGCAACAAAAACATGGGCGCGTGGAAAATGATCGGTTACCCCGGCATGCGCGCCGATTACATGGACTGGATCACCGTGCGCGACAAGCCGTATCCGCTGGCACCGGTCGATCTTTCCGGGCGGAGGGGCTGA
- a CDS encoding SDR family oxidoreductase — MNLHLQDKVIIVTGGGSGIGAAISLGLAEEGAIPVIFANQPLPAELAAELDRRQPQTLFVQVELRDEAECAAAVSKVLERLGRIDGLVNNAGINDNVGLDAGRSAFIESLEKNLIHYYVMAHLCVDALKASQGAIVNIGSKTALTGQGGTSGYTASKGAQLSLTREWAASLLSDGVRVNAVIPAEVMTPLYERWIASFDDPEAKLAKIVGKIPLGQRMTTPTEIADSVLFLLSPRASHTTGQWLVVDGGYTHLDRALT, encoded by the coding sequence ATGAATCTGCACCTGCAAGACAAAGTGATCATCGTCACCGGCGGCGGCTCGGGCATTGGCGCGGCCATCTCGCTGGGGCTGGCCGAAGAAGGCGCGATCCCGGTGATCTTCGCCAATCAGCCGCTGCCTGCCGAGTTGGCCGCCGAGCTGGACAGACGCCAGCCGCAAACCCTGTTCGTGCAGGTCGAGCTACGTGACGAGGCCGAATGTGCGGCGGCGGTAAGCAAGGTGCTGGAACGCCTTGGTCGCATCGACGGGCTGGTCAACAACGCCGGAATCAACGACAACGTCGGGCTGGACGCCGGTCGCAGCGCGTTCATCGAGTCCCTGGAGAAGAACCTCATTCACTACTACGTCATGGCCCACCTTTGCGTCGACGCGCTGAAGGCCAGCCAGGGCGCCATCGTCAACATCGGCTCGAAAACCGCCCTTACCGGCCAGGGCGGTACCAGCGGTTACACCGCATCCAAAGGCGCGCAACTGTCGCTGACCCGGGAGTGGGCGGCGTCGCTGCTGAGTGATGGCGTGCGCGTGAATGCAGTGATCCCGGCCGAGGTCATGACGCCGCTGTACGAGCGCTGGATTGCCAGTTTCGACGACCCGGAGGCGAAGCTGGCGAAGATCGTCGGAAAGATCCCACTCGGCCAGCGCATGACCACGCCGACGGAGATTGCCGACAGCGTGCTGTTTCTGCTGTCCCCGCGCGCGTCCCACACCACCGGGCAATGGCTGGTGGTCGATGGCGGCTACACACACCTCGACCGGGCACTGACATGA
- a CDS encoding L-rhamnose mutarotase, which produces MAAQRFCLALDLADDEALIAEYEQLHRRIWPEIAAHLRSQGVLDMQIWRLGTRLFMVMDTAPEFSADAMDQASAANPKVQEWEALMWRFQRPTPWTEPGNKWQPMTQIFSLDEQFKRLHEP; this is translated from the coding sequence ATGGCTGCGCAGCGGTTCTGTCTGGCCCTGGACCTTGCCGATGACGAGGCGTTGATTGCCGAGTATGAGCAGTTGCATCGGCGCATCTGGCCGGAGATTGCCGCGCACCTGCGCAGCCAAGGCGTGCTGGACATGCAGATCTGGAGGCTGGGCACGCGGCTGTTCATGGTCATGGACACTGCCCCGGAATTCAGTGCAGACGCGATGGACCAAGCGTCGGCGGCGAACCCCAAGGTGCAGGAATGGGAGGCATTGATGTGGCGGTTTCAGAGGCCGACGCCGTGGACCGAGCCGGGCAATAAATGGCAGCCGATGACGCAGATTTTCAGTCTGGATGAGCAATTCAAAAGACTTCATGAGCCCTGA